A genomic window from Chitinophaga pollutisoli includes:
- a CDS encoding cation:dicarboxylate symporter family transporter encodes MMNIRKAGITALIVFTFVAILHVIDYNFTGVFPADLLMITRWITVAAFVWYAIAKKSLTTWILVSMLVGGELGHDWPAIAVNFQVLSKVFLQLIKTIIAPLLFATLVVGIAGHSDIKQVGRMGWKSLVYFEIVTTIALFIGLAAINISQAGVGVPQPPVGHEELPATKPQNWQDIILHIFPENIAKSIYHGEILPIVVFSVIFGIALLMVKDKMRQPMLDFCGSLSETMFKFTNIVMYFAPVGVGAAIAYTVGHGGLDVLGNLFKLLITLYAALAVFVLVVFVPVALIIGLPIKRFIKEISEPVSIAFATTSSESALPKAMEAMERMGVPRKIIAFVMPTGYSFNLDGSTLYLALASVFVAQAAGTPLTWPQQILMVFTLMLTSKGVAGVPRATLVIILGTVASFHLPVWPVFLILGIDELMDMARTSVNVIGNCLATAVIGKWEGEVDFKNLPPETKA; translated from the coding sequence ATGATGAATATTAGGAAGGCAGGGATCACCGCATTGATCGTATTTACGTTTGTGGCCATCTTGCATGTAATTGACTACAACTTCACAGGCGTATTTCCTGCCGACCTGCTGATGATCACCCGCTGGATTACCGTAGCCGCTTTCGTGTGGTATGCCATCGCCAAGAAATCCCTCACCACCTGGATCCTCGTGAGCATGCTCGTGGGCGGCGAACTGGGGCATGACTGGCCCGCCATCGCTGTGAACTTCCAGGTGCTCAGCAAAGTTTTCCTGCAACTGATCAAGACCATCATCGCCCCGCTGCTTTTTGCCACGCTCGTGGTGGGCATCGCCGGGCACTCTGATATCAAACAGGTGGGCCGTATGGGTTGGAAATCACTCGTTTATTTCGAGATCGTTACCACCATCGCCTTGTTCATCGGCCTTGCGGCCATCAATATTTCCCAGGCGGGCGTGGGCGTTCCCCAACCGCCCGTGGGCCACGAAGAGCTGCCGGCCACCAAGCCGCAGAACTGGCAGGACATCATCCTGCATATCTTCCCCGAAAACATCGCCAAATCCATCTACCACGGCGAAATTCTGCCAATCGTAGTATTCAGCGTTATTTTCGGGATCGCGCTGCTCATGGTGAAAGACAAAATGCGCCAGCCCATGCTGGATTTCTGCGGAAGCCTGTCCGAAACCATGTTCAAATTCACCAATATCGTGATGTACTTCGCCCCGGTGGGCGTGGGCGCGGCCATCGCCTACACGGTAGGCCACGGCGGCCTCGACGTGCTGGGGAACCTCTTCAAGCTGCTCATCACCCTGTACGCCGCGCTGGCGGTATTCGTACTGGTGGTATTTGTGCCGGTGGCGCTCATCATCGGCCTGCCCATCAAACGGTTCATCAAAGAAATTTCCGAGCCGGTTTCCATCGCGTTCGCCACCACCAGTTCGGAATCCGCCCTGCCAAAAGCCATGGAAGCCATGGAGCGGATGGGGGTTCCGCGGAAGATCATCGCGTTCGTGATGCCGACCGGTTACAGCTTCAACCTCGACGGTTCCACCCTGTACCTGGCCCTGGCCTCCGTGTTCGTGGCCCAGGCCGCCGGCACGCCGCTCACCTGGCCCCAGCAGATCCTTATGGTATTTACCCTGATGCTCACGAGCAAGGGGGTAGCAGGTGTTCCCCGCGCCACGCTGGTGATCATCCTGGGCACGGTAGCCTCGTTCCACCTCCCGGTATGGCCGGTGTTCCTGATTCTCGGCATCGACGAGCTGATGGACATGGCGCGGACCTCGGTCAACGTGATAGGCAACTGTTTGGCGACTGCCGTCATCGGAAAGTGGGAAGGAGAGGTCGATTTCAAGAATTTACCGCCTGAAACCAAAGCCTAA
- a CDS encoding VTT domain-containing protein, with product MDQIIDFFKHILNPEWIIANGGYYLILAIIFAETGLFIGFFLPGDSLLFVAGIYAELLAESFFNMPLVVMMTLIAIMGVLGNIVGYWFGRKTGPILFKRKDSFLFKKKHLWQAKEVYDKYGGGAIFVARFLPIVRTFAPIIAGIVGMERKKFMFWNIVGSFTWVFSLMLAGHFLDKAFPTLKEHLEWIIVIIVVITTLPVAFKMIFGKSGIHAHFDEFGNPIETPKSEEQEEVKP from the coding sequence ATGGACCAGATTATAGATTTTTTCAAGCACATTCTTAACCCTGAGTGGATTATTGCGAATGGAGGTTATTACCTGATCCTGGCGATTATATTCGCGGAAACAGGCTTATTTATTGGATTCTTCCTCCCGGGTGATTCCCTGCTTTTTGTGGCAGGTATATATGCGGAACTGCTGGCCGAAAGCTTTTTCAATATGCCGCTCGTGGTGATGATGACCCTCATCGCAATTATGGGCGTGCTCGGAAATATCGTGGGATATTGGTTTGGCCGGAAAACGGGACCCATCCTGTTCAAAAGAAAAGATAGCTTCCTGTTTAAGAAAAAGCATCTCTGGCAGGCAAAAGAAGTATATGACAAATATGGCGGCGGCGCTATTTTCGTGGCCCGCTTTCTGCCCATCGTTCGTACGTTCGCCCCGATCATCGCGGGGATCGTAGGGATGGAACGGAAAAAGTTCATGTTCTGGAACATCGTGGGTTCCTTCACCTGGGTGTTTTCGCTCATGCTCGCCGGCCACTTCCTCGATAAAGCATTCCCTACACTGAAAGAGCACCTGGAATGGATCATCGTGATCATCGTAGTGATCACAACGCTCCCAGTGGCGTTTAAAATGATCTTCGGAAAATCCGGCATCCACGCCCACTTTGATGAGTTCGGCAATCCGATCGAGACGCCGAAGTCTGAAGAACAGGAAGAAGTAAAGCCTTAA
- a CDS encoding MFS transporter, which yields MVWRFVAGLGLAGELGAGITLVSEVLPKEKRGIGTMIVASVGISGAVAAYFVSEYFGDNWRICYYIGGGLGLALLILRISVVESGMFNNIKTSGVSRGNYFKFFTNKERFFRYLKCIMIGLPTWFVVGILMTFSNAFAEKMGVKGPIDPGKAIMICYAALTFGDLASGYLSQVLRSRKKVLYIFYTLCLASMILYFLMYDASVTMFYTVCGIMGFSVGFWAIFVTVAAEQFGTNLRATAATTVPNYARGLLPVISLLFGGLQTAGLSYLQSGLVTGVLCIVLAFVFAYSMEETFGKDLDYVEE from the coding sequence ATGGTCTGGCGTTTCGTGGCGGGGCTGGGCCTGGCGGGAGAGCTGGGCGCGGGGATCACCCTCGTGTCGGAAGTGTTACCGAAGGAAAAGCGCGGCATCGGCACCATGATCGTGGCCAGCGTGGGGATTTCAGGCGCGGTGGCGGCCTATTTCGTGTCGGAATACTTCGGCGACAACTGGCGGATCTGTTATTACATCGGCGGCGGGCTGGGCCTGGCGCTCCTCATCCTGCGCATCAGCGTGGTGGAATCGGGGATGTTTAATAATATAAAGACATCCGGCGTGAGCCGTGGCAATTACTTTAAATTCTTCACTAATAAGGAAAGATTTTTCCGTTACCTCAAATGCATCATGATCGGGTTGCCCACCTGGTTTGTTGTGGGTATCCTTATGACGTTCTCCAATGCTTTCGCGGAAAAAATGGGGGTGAAGGGCCCTATCGACCCGGGCAAGGCTATCATGATTTGTTACGCCGCCCTCACTTTCGGAGACCTGGCGAGCGGGTATCTGAGCCAGGTGCTCCGCAGCCGGAAGAAGGTGCTGTATATCTTTTACACCCTTTGCCTGGCCAGCATGATCCTCTATTTCCTCATGTACGACGCGAGCGTAACGATGTTTTACACCGTATGCGGCATCATGGGCTTCAGCGTGGGCTTCTGGGCGATTTTCGTGACGGTGGCGGCGGAGCAGTTCGGCACGAATCTGCGGGCGACGGCGGCTACGACGGTTCCCAATTACGCGCGGGGCCTGCTGCCGGTGATTTCCCTGTTATTCGGGGGACTGCAGACGGCGGGGCTGAGCTACCTGCAAAGCGGGCTGGTGACCGGCGTGCTCTGTATTGTGCTGGCGTTCGTGTTTGCGTATTCCATGGAGGAAACGTTCGGGAAAGACCTGGATTATGTAGAGGAGTAG
- a CDS encoding MarR family transcriptional regulator, translated as MSNIEKLISIRNFTSEHHKGLVSLIFVGNWIISKHQNFFKEYDITMQQFNILRILRGQHPKSASINTLKERMLDKMSDVSRLVERLRKAELVERKSCEADRRAVDVKISTKGLDLLKEIDEKLDKLEEPLKQSLSDKEMVQLNKLLDKILSSYE; from the coding sequence ATGTCCAATATTGAAAAATTAATTTCTATCAGGAATTTCACCAGTGAACACCATAAAGGGCTCGTCAGCCTCATTTTCGTAGGCAACTGGATTATTTCCAAACACCAGAATTTTTTCAAGGAATACGATATCACCATGCAGCAGTTCAATATACTGCGCATCTTACGCGGGCAACATCCTAAATCCGCCAGTATTAACACCCTCAAGGAGCGGATGCTCGACAAAATGAGCGACGTGTCCCGCCTCGTCGAAAGGCTTCGCAAAGCCGAACTCGTGGAAAGGAAAAGCTGCGAGGCCGACCGCCGCGCGGTAGATGTGAAAATCTCCACCAAAGGCCTCGACCTCCTGAAAGAAATTGATGAAAAACTGGACAAACTGGAAGAACCCCTCAAACAATCGCTATCTGACAAGGAAATGGTGCAGCTCAATAAGCTGCTGGACAAGATCCTCAGTTCCTACGAATAA
- a CDS encoding YceI family protein, with the protein MSKLLFAILLCSSLASIAQSPVWKADREHSSVSFSVTHLMISKVEGRFREFDGSITAAKPDFSDASIRFEVDAFSITTGDDKRDNHLKSSDFLHAEQFPKLSFQSTAFRRITEGRYQLEGDLTIRDVTRRVKFNVTYGGTATEGNKQSATFKATTYINRFDYNLQWDKLTEAGGMVVDKMVSIMLKLEFVKQ; encoded by the coding sequence ATGAGCAAGCTACTGTTTGCCATATTGTTATGCTCTTCGTTGGCTTCGATAGCACAAAGCCCGGTCTGGAAAGCAGACCGAGAACACTCGTCCGTATCATTCTCCGTCACACACCTCATGATCTCTAAAGTGGAAGGCAGGTTCCGCGAGTTCGACGGCAGCATCACCGCCGCCAAACCCGACTTCTCCGACGCCTCCATCCGGTTCGAGGTTGACGCCTTCAGCATCACCACAGGCGACGATAAACGCGACAACCACCTGAAATCGAGCGATTTCCTTCATGCGGAACAGTTCCCCAAACTCTCGTTCCAAAGCACCGCCTTCCGCCGCATCACCGAAGGCAGGTACCAGCTGGAAGGAGACCTGACCATCCGCGACGTCACCCGCCGCGTCAAATTCAACGTCACCTACGGCGGCACCGCCACCGAAGGCAACAAACAAAGCGCCACCTTCAAGGCAACCACCTACATCAACCGGTTCGATTATAACCTGCAGTGGGACAAACTGACCGAAGCAGGCGGCATGGTAGTCGATAAAATGGTCAGCATCATGCTCAAACTGGAATTTGTTAAACAGTAA
- the mdh gene encoding malate dehydrogenase — MKVTVVGAGNVGATCANVLAHRDFLQEVVLLDIKEGTAEGKALDTWQQAPIDYYSTKVTGVTNDYAKTAGSDVVVITSGLPRKPGMSRDDLISTNANIVKSVTENINKYSPDAIIIVVSNPLDVMTYCAFLTAKKDSSKVFGMAGILDTARYRAFLADEIGCSPKDIQAILMGGHGDTMVPLPRYTTVAGIPVTELVAADKLEAIIQRTKVGGGEIVNLLGTSAWYAPGAAAAQMVEAIVKNEKRIFPVCAWLTGEYGLKDIYLGVPVVLGTNGIEKIIELDLNESEKELLHTSAKHVKEVMDVLDNMKAPA; from the coding sequence ATGAAAGTAACTGTTGTAGGAGCTGGAAACGTGGGCGCAACCTGCGCTAACGTGCTGGCCCACAGAGATTTCCTGCAGGAAGTTGTGCTGCTCGACATTAAGGAAGGCACCGCGGAAGGCAAAGCGCTCGACACCTGGCAGCAAGCCCCGATCGATTACTACAGCACCAAAGTGACCGGCGTTACCAACGATTATGCTAAAACCGCGGGCAGCGACGTAGTGGTGATCACCTCCGGCCTCCCCCGCAAACCCGGTATGAGCCGCGACGACCTGATCTCTACCAATGCCAATATCGTTAAATCTGTTACCGAGAACATCAACAAATATTCTCCCGACGCTATCATCATCGTGGTTTCCAACCCGCTGGACGTTATGACGTACTGCGCGTTCCTCACCGCGAAGAAAGACAGCTCCAAAGTATTCGGCATGGCCGGTATCCTCGATACCGCCCGCTACCGCGCCTTCCTGGCCGACGAGATCGGATGCTCCCCGAAAGACATCCAGGCCATCCTCATGGGCGGCCACGGCGATACCATGGTTCCCCTTCCCCGCTACACCACCGTTGCCGGTATCCCCGTTACGGAACTGGTGGCTGCCGACAAACTGGAAGCCATCATCCAGCGCACTAAAGTAGGCGGTGGCGAAATCGTGAACCTCCTCGGCACCTCCGCCTGGTACGCACCCGGAGCAGCCGCAGCCCAAATGGTAGAAGCGATCGTGAAAAACGAAAAACGCATCTTCCCCGTTTGCGCATGGCTCACCGGTGAATACGGCCTGAAAGACATCTACCTCGGTGTTCCCGTGGTACTCGGCACCAACGGTATCGAGAAAATCATCGAACTCGACCTCAACGAAAGCGAGAAAGAACTCCTCCACACTTCCGCCAAACACGTGAAAGAAGTGATGGACGTGCTCGACAACATGAAAGCTCCCGCCTGA
- a CDS encoding redoxin domain-containing protein: protein MRTWLFVLLCLPTFLKAQSGHNHGQAQQAGAKLPPFKQYTFVAPFQLTAYTGQVFTKNDLPKGKPTMVFLFSVECDHCAHMTEDILKNIDKFKKANILMVTPFKLERMKAWYDQYKIGNYPNIIMAAEPTRQIVYYYDLQNFPGIYLYNKKGQLEADYEGTVKLDTVLKHL, encoded by the coding sequence ATGCGTACATGGTTATTCGTGCTCTTATGCCTCCCGACGTTCCTGAAAGCCCAATCCGGGCATAATCATGGCCAGGCCCAGCAGGCCGGCGCCAAGCTTCCTCCGTTTAAACAGTACACTTTCGTTGCCCCCTTCCAGCTCACCGCCTACACCGGGCAGGTATTCACCAAGAACGACCTTCCCAAAGGCAAACCCACCATGGTATTCCTCTTCAGTGTGGAATGCGATCATTGCGCACACATGACGGAAGATATCCTTAAAAATATCGACAAGTTCAAAAAAGCCAATATCCTGATGGTAACGCCTTTCAAACTCGAACGGATGAAGGCCTGGTACGACCAATATAAAATCGGCAACTACCCGAACATCATCATGGCCGCCGAGCCTACCCGGCAAATCGTGTATTACTACGACCTGCAGAATTTCCCCGGCATTTACCTCTATAATAAGAAAGGCCAGCTGGAAGCGGATTACGAAGGTACGGTTAAACTGGACACCGTGTTAAAGCATTTGTAA
- the efp gene encoding elongation factor P, with the protein MATTADIRTGLIIKLDNSLYSVVEFGQNKTARAAAKVWAKLKGVDNSRSIEHTWNSGDTIYPVRVEKKAYQFLYQDESGYNFMDKESFEQIVVNKEMIDAPQFLKDGDEVAIAMNTETELPMAVELPDKIVLKVTYSEPGMKGDTATRTLKPATVEGGATIMVPLFVNEGELIRINTKTGEYIERVKE; encoded by the coding sequence ATGGCTACCACCGCAGATATCAGAACAGGATTAATCATCAAACTGGATAACAGTTTGTATTCTGTTGTAGAGTTTGGTCAGAACAAAACCGCCCGTGCAGCTGCCAAGGTATGGGCCAAATTGAAGGGGGTTGACAATAGCCGTTCCATCGAACACACCTGGAACTCCGGCGATACCATTTACCCGGTACGCGTAGAGAAAAAAGCATACCAGTTTCTGTACCAGGACGAAAGCGGGTACAATTTCATGGATAAAGAATCTTTTGAGCAGATCGTGGTGAACAAGGAGATGATCGACGCGCCCCAGTTCCTGAAAGACGGCGACGAGGTGGCGATTGCCATGAACACCGAAACGGAGCTCCCGATGGCTGTGGAGCTGCCCGACAAGATCGTGCTGAAAGTAACCTATTCCGAGCCCGGTATGAAGGGCGACACCGCCACCCGCACCCTGAAGCCCGCTACCGTTGAAGGCGGCGCCACCATCATGGTGCCCCTGTTCGTGAACGAAGGCGAGCTCATCCGTATCAACACCAAAACCGGCGAATATATTGAGCGCGTAAAAGAATAG
- the accB gene encoding acetyl-CoA carboxylase biotin carboxyl carrier protein: MDFKQIQELIKMINKSNISELSIEQDQFKITIKQKDNEVQQIVTVPAVTAVQPVAVAAQPVAQAAPAAPAPAAPAAGAPAAASNLITIKSPMIGTFYRSAGPGKPSFVNVGDEVAPGKVVCIIEAMKLFNEIESEVSGKIVKVLVDDASPVEYDQPLFLVEP, encoded by the coding sequence ATGGACTTTAAACAGATTCAGGAGCTGATTAAAATGATCAACAAATCAAACATCAGCGAACTGAGCATTGAACAAGACCAGTTTAAGATTACAATAAAGCAGAAAGATAACGAAGTACAGCAGATCGTAACCGTGCCGGCCGTAACCGCGGTTCAGCCCGTTGCCGTAGCTGCCCAGCCCGTAGCGCAAGCCGCCCCCGCTGCCCCCGCGCCTGCTGCACCCGCTGCCGGAGCTCCCGCCGCCGCCAGCAACCTCATCACCATCAAATCTCCCATGATCGGTACCTTCTACCGCAGCGCCGGCCCCGGAAAACCGTCCTTCGTGAACGTGGGCGATGAAGTGGCTCCGGGCAAAGTTGTTTGCATCATCGAAGCCATGAAACTGTTCAATGAAATCGAAAGCGAAGTAAGCGGCAAAATCGTGAAAGTACTGGTGGACGACGCTTCACCCGTTGAATACGACCAGCCGCTTTTCCTTGTAGAGCCGTAA
- the accC gene encoding acetyl-CoA carboxylase biotin carboxylase subunit, translated as MFKKILIANRGEIALRIIRTCKEMGIRTVAVYSTADKDSLHVRFADEAVCIGKPQSSDSYLNIPHLMAAAEITNADAIHPGYGFLAENARFAEICGEHGIKFIGPTPDMIRRMGDKMTAKETMIAAGVPVIPGSEGLLESVEEAQQLAKEMGLPVILKATAGGGGKGMRVVWDIEEIANAYEMAKNEARAAFSNDGIYMEKFVEEPRHIEIQIAGDQYGKVCHLSERDCSIQRRHQKLVEESPSPFMTPELREKMGEAAIKAASAINYESVGTIEFLVDKHRNFYFMEMNTRIQVEHGVTEEVINFDLIKEQIKIAAGIPISGKNYTPQMHAIECRINAEDPHNDFRPSPGKITVLHTPGGHGVRVDSHIYAGYVIPPYYDSMVAKVIAVAQTREEAINTMERALSEFVIEGVKTTIPFHQQLMQDENFRKGNFTTKFTETFKLQ; from the coding sequence ATGTTCAAAAAGATATTGATCGCCAACCGTGGCGAGATTGCCCTGCGCATCATCCGTACCTGTAAGGAAATGGGGATCAGGACAGTGGCAGTTTATTCAACGGCGGACAAAGACTCTCTTCATGTCCGTTTCGCCGACGAAGCCGTGTGTATCGGAAAGCCGCAGAGCAGCGATTCTTACCTGAATATCCCTCACCTGATGGCTGCCGCCGAGATCACCAACGCAGACGCCATCCACCCCGGTTATGGCTTCCTCGCCGAAAACGCCCGCTTCGCGGAGATCTGCGGCGAGCACGGCATCAAGTTCATCGGCCCCACCCCGGACATGATCCGCAGGATGGGCGACAAGATGACCGCCAAAGAAACCATGATCGCAGCCGGCGTACCCGTGATCCCCGGTTCCGAAGGCCTTCTCGAAAGCGTGGAAGAAGCCCAGCAACTGGCAAAGGAAATGGGCCTGCCCGTCATCCTCAAAGCAACCGCCGGCGGCGGTGGTAAAGGGATGCGCGTAGTATGGGACATCGAGGAGATCGCCAATGCCTACGAAATGGCTAAAAACGAAGCCCGCGCCGCTTTCAGCAACGACGGCATCTACATGGAGAAATTCGTGGAAGAGCCCCGTCACATCGAAATCCAGATCGCCGGCGACCAATACGGCAAAGTTTGCCACCTCAGCGAGCGCGACTGCTCCATACAGCGCCGTCACCAGAAACTGGTGGAAGAGTCTCCCTCGCCCTTCATGACCCCCGAACTCCGTGAGAAAATGGGTGAAGCCGCCATCAAAGCCGCTTCCGCCATCAATTACGAAAGCGTGGGCACCATCGAATTCCTGGTAGACAAGCACCGTAATTTCTACTTCATGGAAATGAACACCCGTATCCAGGTGGAGCACGGTGTAACCGAAGAAGTGATCAATTTCGACCTTATCAAGGAACAAATCAAAATCGCGGCCGGTATTCCCATTTCCGGGAAAAACTATACGCCGCAGATGCACGCCATCGAGTGCCGCATCAACGCGGAAGATCCGCATAACGATTTCCGCCCTTCACCGGGTAAAATCACCGTCCTCCACACACCCGGAGGCCACGGCGTGCGCGTGGATTCCCACATCTATGCCGGTTATGTGATCCCACCGTATTACGATTCCATGGTCGCCAAGGTGATCGCAGTGGCCCAAACCCGCGAAGAAGCCATCAACACCATGGAACGCGCCCTGTCCGAATTCGTGATCGAAGGTGTGAAAACCACCATACCCTTCCACCAGCAACTCATGCAGGACGAGAACTTCCGGAAAGGCAACTTTACCACCAAGTTCACCGAAACTTTCAAACTGCAGTAA
- a CDS encoding glutamine synthetase III — translation MQSLRFQALENLTGVDFKVKPELNGKITDVFGSNVFTGKAMREHLSDEAYKSLMNSIKGGNKIERKMAEQIASGLKSWAMKKGVTHYTHWFQPLTGTTAEKHDSFFTIKGDGSSIETFDGDALVQQEPDASSFPNGGIRATFEARGYTAWDPSSPAFIIEQGTGRTLCIPTIFVAYTGESLDYKAPLLKALSSLDKAAVDVCNYFDKNVTKVTATLGWEQEYFMIDEGLANARPDLLLTGRTVVGHAPAKGQQLEDHYFGAIPERVYAYMRDFEEESYKLGIPLRTRHNEVAPAQFECAPIYEEVNIAVDHNSLLMDVMSKVAKRHKLKVLLHEKPFAGINGSGKHNNWSLATDTGVNLLAPGKTPKTNLMFLTFFVNTIKAVHDYADLMRASIATPSNDFRLGANEAPPPSSPFSPASTSTKYCRK, via the coding sequence ATGCAATCGTTACGCTTTCAAGCGCTGGAAAATCTGACCGGCGTTGACTTCAAAGTAAAGCCAGAACTGAACGGCAAGATCACCGACGTTTTCGGCAGCAACGTGTTCACCGGCAAAGCCATGCGGGAACACCTCAGCGACGAGGCTTATAAAAGCCTGATGAACTCCATCAAAGGCGGCAATAAGATCGAGCGCAAAATGGCCGAACAGATCGCTTCCGGCCTGAAATCCTGGGCAATGAAGAAAGGCGTAACCCACTACACGCACTGGTTCCAGCCCCTCACCGGCACTACCGCCGAAAAACATGACTCCTTCTTTACCATTAAAGGCGACGGTTCTTCCATCGAAACTTTCGACGGCGACGCCCTCGTTCAACAGGAGCCTGATGCATCCAGCTTCCCGAACGGCGGCATCCGCGCCACCTTCGAAGCCCGCGGCTACACCGCCTGGGATCCTTCCTCCCCCGCTTTCATCATCGAGCAGGGCACCGGCAGAACCCTCTGCATTCCCACCATCTTCGTTGCCTACACCGGCGAATCCCTGGATTACAAGGCGCCCCTCCTGAAGGCCCTCTCGTCCCTGGACAAAGCCGCCGTTGACGTGTGCAACTACTTCGACAAAAACGTTACCAAAGTTACCGCCACCCTCGGCTGGGAACAGGAATATTTCATGATCGACGAAGGTCTGGCCAACGCCCGCCCCGACCTGCTGCTCACCGGCCGCACCGTAGTTGGCCACGCGCCCGCTAAAGGCCAGCAGCTGGAAGATCACTACTTCGGCGCCATCCCCGAGCGTGTTTACGCTTACATGCGCGATTTCGAAGAAGAATCCTACAAACTGGGTATTCCCCTGAGAACCCGTCACAACGAAGTGGCGCCCGCTCAGTTCGAGTGCGCTCCCATCTACGAAGAAGTGAACATCGCAGTTGACCACAACTCCCTGCTGATGGACGTGATGAGCAAAGTGGCCAAACGCCATAAACTGAAAGTGCTCCTCCACGAAAAACCCTTCGCAGGCATCAACGGTTCCGGCAAACACAACAACTGGTCACTCGCTACCGATACCGGTGTAAACCTGCTGGCTCCCGGCAAAACGCCGAAAACCAACCTGATGTTCCTTACCTTCTTCGTGAACACCATCAAAGCGGTACACGATTACGCTGACCTGATGCGCGCTTCCATTGCTACCCCCAGCAACGACTTCCGTCTGGGTGCCAACGAAGCTCCCCCGCCATCATCTCCGTTTTCACCGGCAAGTACCTCTACGAAGTACTGCAGGAAGTGA